A stretch of Pirellulales bacterium DNA encodes these proteins:
- a CDS encoding DUF1829 domain-containing protein, producing MIYEVQKLLDDYWKWLKDKTTLRELQEWIEITTPYLDRHNDFIQIYAKKQESGYLLTDDGYVLSDLEQSGCRLDSRKRQELLKMTINGFGVRLEGTELQIHASQDNFPLRKHSLVQAILAVNDMFYLAMPMVASLFHEDVVEWLDSKDIRYTPHPTFRGKSGYDHVFDFVIPKSRKQPERIIKAINRPNRDTAQSFAFSWIDIKEVRPADAKAYAILNDTEHAVSETVIDALHNYGVTPIKWTMREESLQDLAA from the coding sequence ATGATATACGAAGTACAAAAACTGCTCGATGACTACTGGAAGTGGCTTAAAGACAAGACCACCCTGCGCGAATTGCAGGAGTGGATCGAAATTACCACACCATATTTGGACCGCCATAACGATTTTATCCAAATTTACGCGAAGAAACAGGAGTCAGGCTACTTGCTCACTGACGACGGATACGTGTTGTCCGACTTGGAACAATCTGGCTGCAGACTTGACAGCCGGAAGCGGCAGGAACTGCTGAAGATGACAATCAACGGATTCGGCGTCCGCTTAGAAGGGACAGAGCTGCAGATTCATGCTAGTCAAGACAATTTCCCATTGCGCAAACATAGTTTAGTGCAGGCTATTCTAGCCGTGAATGACATGTTTTATCTAGCGATGCCAATGGTAGCCAGCCTGTTTCATGAGGACGTGGTCGAATGGCTTGACAGCAAAGACATTCGATACACGCCACATCCCACATTTCGAGGTAAAAGCGGTTACGACCACGTCTTCGATTTTGTCATTCCCAAGTCACGAAAACAACCCGAGAGAATTATTAAGGCAATCAATCGCCCTAATCGCGACACTGCCCAATCGTTCGCCTTTTCGTGGATAGATATTAAAGAAGTTCGTCCGGCAGACGCAAAGGCTTACGCAATATTGAACGATACGGAACACGCAGTCTCAGAGACCGTTATCGATGCTTTACACAATTATGGCGTAACTCCTATCAAATGGACTATGCGAGAGGAGTCCTTACAGGATTTAGCTGCCTGA
- a CDS encoding ATP-binding protein yields MLQKPFDQIQLSDVTQLITLSVAESATLEYKQSLPGDTDEAKKEFLADISAFANARGGDIIFGVKTGLNDKGQNTGIPQSLVAIEIDSSDQIKQKLENVIRTGIAPRIKIQIREFTLENDGGFIFLIRVPKSLSAPHMVTYKNSSRFFTRNSAGKHQLDVEEIRSAFLANEAHAERIKRFREERLARIVADETPVLLMSTSRMVLHIVPIESFINRHRFDLSSAYNQLRISFPLIRNHGNEFRYNIDGFLNFQCEENSPSKGYTQIFSNGTVESVCADVLSSRNGKRGLASTYYEKQITQTTGHILKGYRELGMTGQVAVSLSLLGCRDSLLAVNVRLEEGGHPLDRDAVIMQEVVFETSIQDTRKALKPLFDQLWNAYGYPRSLNFTKDGIWEPH; encoded by the coding sequence ATGCTTCAGAAGCCCTTCGATCAAATCCAACTTTCGGATGTCACGCAGTTAATAACTTTATCAGTGGCAGAAAGCGCTACGCTTGAATACAAGCAATCATTGCCAGGTGACACTGATGAAGCCAAGAAGGAATTCCTGGCGGACATTTCGGCATTTGCTAATGCGCGGGGAGGAGACATTATTTTCGGTGTAAAAACTGGTTTAAACGATAAGGGACAGAATACTGGAATTCCTCAATCGTTAGTTGCTATTGAAATAGATAGCTCAGATCAAATCAAGCAGAAGCTGGAAAACGTCATTCGCACTGGGATCGCTCCTCGAATTAAAATACAAATTCGAGAATTTACCCTGGAGAATGACGGTGGCTTTATTTTCTTAATCCGAGTGCCTAAAAGCTTGAGTGCACCTCATATGGTGACTTATAAAAATTCGTCTCGTTTTTTCACGCGAAATTCTGCTGGTAAGCATCAATTGGATGTGGAGGAAATACGCTCTGCTTTTTTGGCGAATGAAGCTCATGCAGAACGCATTAAACGCTTTCGTGAAGAACGATTAGCGCGAATTGTTGCAGATGAGACACCTGTACTATTAATGAGTACCTCCCGAATGGTTTTGCATATTGTGCCGATAGAGTCATTCATCAACAGGCACCGTTTTGATTTATCGTCAGCTTACAATCAATTACGAATTTCGTTTCCATTGATTCGGAATCATGGGAATGAATTCCGATATAATATCGATGGTTTTCTTAATTTTCAATGCGAAGAGAACAGCCCCAGCAAAGGCTATACGCAAATCTTTTCCAATGGTACAGTTGAATCCGTATGCGCAGATGTACTTAGTTCCCGTAATGGTAAAAGAGGACTTGCCAGCACTTATTACGAAAAACAGATTACCCAAACGACTGGTCATATTCTCAAAGGTTATAGAGAGTTGGGAATGACGGGCCAAGTTGCGGTGAGTCTGAGTCTACTTGGATGTCGAGATTCGTTATTGGCTGTAAATGTGCGTTTAGAAGAAGGAGGGCATCCGCTAGATCGTGACGCAGTTATTATGCAGGAAGTTGTTTTTGAAACTTCAATTCAAGATACTCGCAAAGCTCTCAAGCCACTTTTTGATCAATTATGGAATGCCTACGGTTATCCACGCAGTTTGAATTTCACTAAGGATGGTATCTGGGAACCACATTAG